TGGACTTATCTCTCCCCTTTCATTGTCTAGGGAGCCTAGGCAgtgaactcaggctttgtggatcacaagtGATTCTCTAGGCATCTCAAAGTTAGGCGTGGCGATGCTCAGTGTTGCCACGCCTATGTTTCTTTGTGACTCTGGCCCATATCGGAGCTTTAGTGGGGGCCCCCAAAACTGAAACACTGAATAGTGACCAGTTAGGCAAATGTTGGATTCAGCTTCTGACcaccagttttcccatctgtaaaataggggttaTGATGCTTACTGATCCTTAGAAAAGACTTTGaggtctatggatgaaaagcataaatacaaagtattattattgttattactactGTTATTATTCAACACCAGTGTGAGGACAGAAACCAAAGCTTTAAAGGGACACCGTCAACTTAAAAATCACCCTCTCTCTGATTAGTTTTCACTGACCTTTGCTCCAAGTCACACCAATGGTTACTATCATTGAAAGAGACTGGGGAGAAAAAGTGTGTTCCCTTCGTGTTTTGACAGCATTTAGCATATCATCAGTTTAATTGGTCCCTCTCTATACTCAATCCACCGCCCCTGGTGTCTGTGTGGTTCTTTCACACAGCAGTAGCGgacagaaaacatttaaaacaattagaaaatgtgattgtaaaatcaCAGAAGGGGCAAAAGGACTAAGAGACAGATGTACAACCACAAactactttaaatattttttttttattgactaGATAGGTAAATgaacactgtccctttaaatgtcaTCTGTTGAAGTGTGCTTTGCTCATTTTCACATTCTTTCAGTAAAAGAAGTGAAAAGCCGTGGCAGTTCCCTGCTATTCTCAGCATGGGTTTCAGGAACTTTGTGAagtaagatttcagagtagcagccgtgttagtctgtattcacaaaaagaaaaggaggacttgtggcaccttagagattaacaaatttatttaagcataagctcaAAGTAAGAGTTAGCCATGTCCAGGACATAGCTAACTAGCACTGACGGCTACAATTCTGATATTAAGTGGCAGCAGGATCCTGATCACTGGAAACACAAGGATGGCTTGGATTGGCAGGACGGATCGGACCCTAGGTGggctgggagctccgggggtGTGGGTGGATCTCTATAATGTTGTCACACAAAGAGGCAGACCGGAGCTCAGTGCGCTGCACAAGTCACACAGCGGGGGGGAGCACATCTACACTAGAGCtgctgcagctgtaccactgtagcacCATAGCTGGTTCTTACATCAAGGGAAGGGGCATTTCTTCTGCTGTAGTAAATTCACCTCTCTACATGTAGCGATTCTTCGCTTTGCCTAACCACTTCTACATTgggggttaggtcgacctaactgcAGCGCTAAGGGCATGACATTTTTCCCAGCCCAGAGCAAGGCAGCCCAGTGggtctaatttttaagtgtagcccaggcctcacTCTCCAGTCAAATCAAATGCAGGGCTTGGCTGCTGCTTGGGAGAGCAagagggagagtggggtggggggtacaCACTACTTCCGGGGGGGGTCCCAATGGGGAAGTGGGGAGTAGAGAGTTTAAGGAGGGACGGGGAGGTCCTGAGTGATGAGAAGTGACTAAGGACAGAAGCAGTCCTGGATAATGGAGAGGGGGAGAGATCTTGAGAGAGTGGTACAGGGGATGGAGAAACAAGTCCCGAGCAGGGAGTGGGCATATGGACAAGGGAGCGGGAGGTGttgtcctgggggagtggagattGAATCCGGGGCGGGACAGGGATTGACAGACGGCGGGGAGGGGAGGCCGTGGGGAGAGGTAGCCGGGGGGCAGCCCATACGGCTGATTGCGCCCTAGGGACGTTTCCTCTTACCGGGTGTCCCGCAGTCTGCGCACTGGGCGTTCCCTGTCCCGGCTGCTCTCAGCACCTCTAGCAGCAGCGTCTTGGTGAAATCCCGATCCACCATCCTGCCCCTGGCCGCTCCGCCCGCGGGCGGCCACACGCTGCCGCAGCCCCGGGACTGCTGGGGGCGAGTCTCCAGCCTAGCCCGGCTGCACTTCAGCCTAGAAATGAGGAAACGCGACTCCTGCTCCGGCCCGGGTGGGAGAGGCTCGGTCACCGCCCATCAGGGagcttcctccccacaccccGGCCCTCAGCCCCCCGCAGATCACAACTGCCCCCTGCCTCGGCAGGACctgcccagggagccccccagcccagtgactGCAGGGAAATCCTTGTGTTGGTGGCGGAACGCGGCTCGCCAGGGCGAATtctcggggtgggggaggggggtgagaacagaacagaccccccccccccgccctgctttATCCTGCTCTCCTGGTTGCTGCAGAACGTCACTcaccccccccctgcccccccgctggCCAGAGGAGAGCTCTGGGGTAGTACTGTGGGCGGCCCTCACAGGTGGAGCCTAGGCAGGTTGGGAGCTTTGGGGGCTGTAGGTCACACATCAGaccctggaggggggggggggttgtggctCACACAGATCAGacccaggggggctgggagctctgggggctgTGGCTCACACAGATCAGACCCTAGGGGGTTGGGAGCTCTGGGGGCTGTGGCTCACACAGATCAGAccctggaggaggggggaggggggttgtggcTCAcacaaatcagaccccaggtgggttgggagctctggggctgtgGCTCACACAGATCAGACCCAGGGGGGGTtgggagctctggggctgtgGCTCACACAGATCAGACCCCAGGGGGGTTGGGAACTCCTGGGCTGTGGCTCTCACAGATCAGACCCTAGGCGGGTtgggggctctggggttggggctcACACAGATCAGAccccaggggggctgggagctctggggctgtgGCTCACACAGATCAGACCCCAGggaggctgggagctctggggctgtgGCTCACACAGATCAGACCCTAGGGGGGTTGGGAACTCCTGGGCTGTGGCTCACACAGATCAGACCCTAGGGGGTTGGGAGCTCTGGGGGATGTGGCTCACACAGATcagaccctgggggaggggggggggttgtggctcacacaaatcagaccccaggtgggttgggagctctggggctgtgGCTCACACAGATCAGACCCTAGGGGGGTTGGGAACTCCTGGGCTGTGGCTCACACAGATCAGACCCTAAGAGGGTTGGGACCTCATGAGCTGTGGCTCACACAGATCAGACCCAGGGGGGTTGGGAACTCCTGGGCTGTGGGTCACACAGATCAGACCCGAGGCGGGTtgggggctctggggttggggctcTCACCCTGGGGCTAGGGCAGTTGTGGCATTGCCCCACTCCCTTATGTTGcgctactcccccccccccccctttgctggCAGTACAGGGgaaggccactgtggggagccaggcccaatCTCTCTTCTGCCCGGCCCCGCCTGAGGCCGGAACGTTTCTTACCAGCCGGGGGAGCCGGGGCCTCTTTCGCCCTGACCCACCCGGGGTGAAGCGCGGCCTGGCTGGGTGGGCAGGATGAGTTTCAGTGCCTGGCTCCCGAGCCTCCTCCGGAGAGGTAGAGATTGCGGGGAGGGGGTCGGTCGGCCGGCCTTTCTGAGTGGAGAGGGAGAGATTTTGGGGGGGGTCGGTCtgtcttcgggggggggggtagagggagAGATTCCGGAGGGGGGTGGTCAGTCGGTctctctgggggtggagggagagattCCGGAGGGGGGGGGCGGTCTGTCTGTCTGGTGGGGGTAGAGGGAGAGATTCCGCGGGGGGTGTCGGTCGGTCtgtctggggggagagggagagattcGGGGGGGGGTGTCGGTCAGTCTgtctggggggaaagggagagattccggggggggggtcggtctgtctggggggagagggagattttttggggggtcagtctgtcttggggggggagggagaaagtctggggggagagggagagattccGGGGGTGTGTGCGatctgtcggggggggggagagagggagagattccGGGGGTGTGTGTCGatctgtcgggggggggggagagagggagagattccGGGGGTGTGTGTCGatctgtcgggggggggggagagagggagagattccGGGGGTGTGTGTCGgtctgtcggggggggggggggggagagggagagattccGGGGGTGTGTGTCGgtctgtcgggggggggggggagagagggagagattccGGGGGTGTGTGTCGGTCGGTCTGTCTGGGTGGAGAGGGAGAGATTCCAGGAGGGGGGGTAGGTCTGTCTGGGGGGAGAGTGAGATATTTGTGGGGGGTCAGTCTGTCTTTGGGGGTTAGAGGGAGAGATTCTGGGTGGGTCGGTTTGTCTGGGGCGAGAGGGAGAGATTCCAAGGGGGAATCTGGGAAGGAGTGGCCCACCCCCTTTGTGCTGAGTTGGGGGTACCTGGTTCTGGGTGGTAGGTAGTAGCAGAAACCTGCTGCTTGGAAGTTGTTTGGGCCTGGTTGCCCTGCATCCAGCACCGGCCTGACACACTAGTCCTGTTGGACTCCTTCCTAGGGGCTGATCAGACTCCTTCCTAGGGGCTGAGCATGTTTTGGGGTGTGACAaggttggtgaaagagacacgctcACGAGCCCCACAGCGGTCTTCTTTCTTGTAGCTGGAAGCTCATTTCTTTCACCTGCAGAAGTTGGTCCGGTAACAGATCTTGCCTCCTGCACCATGTcctgctaatatcctgggacccacaagttacaactacactgcaaacaaCACTTTCTGGTGATCTTTTGAGGCCCACCCACTTACCCTGGTCCAACACTAAAATAAACACGCAGAGTTGAGCCTCTGCCTCTCTCCAGTGCTTTATGGACAGCCTCATAGTGTAGAGGAGGCCTCTGACTGGTGTGGGATTTGCCCTCCCAGGCCCATGGGTAACACTGCTCTTCTACTGCTGCTCTTATTCACTATACCTTGATGAATTTACCTTGACAGTCCTGTGGACTAAAGTGGTCCATTTGCCTGCAATAGGCAGAACAATACAAACCACACTTCTTCCCCCATGGGCCTCAAGCCAACCTTGGTTCAGAGGAGCAACCTCTGTGGCTGAGGgtaattcagtctccatgctcCTTCCCTCCTTAGCACCTGCTGCAGCTAGCATCTGGGGAACAGCCAGTAGCAGTTGTGAAAGTGATACTTATCCCCTAAGAAACAGACTGAAACaatcaactcatttcacaggtCATTGAACATCTATCCACTGGCTTTGGGTCATTACTTACCAGGGCTAGATTTAAGTGGGATCATAGAACAGTGGCTCATTAATGGGTGGCAATAAATgtcaataaaaaaacccaccaacacaAATAGCAGAGGAAGTTTAAAATGATTGGTGGCCCTTTTCTTGAACTCTTAATTTTTCTATAACCTGTTTGAAATGCTAGATTTCTGAAGCCAATTTTAATTAACAGGAATTAAAAAGTTGgccaatgctttttttttctttgtatggCACAGAAATAAATTTGTGAGACGGGGACCTCACAATGAGGTATGGATGTATGTGTTCAGTAAGTTAATGAAGACATTGTTTTAACTCATTTTTTCTTCAGGAAGGTATTTCTTTCATGTCCCTTTGGGTTCATGTCAGCTTCAGCCCCTGCACCATTCCTGGTGTCAGAAAAAATCAACATCTGCTGTACAACACAACTGTGTCAATTCCCCAACAATGAATCAAACCTTCAAGACACCAGAAGATGCACTCTCTAATTTGTACTCTTCTGAACAACAAGCTGTCATCCTGCAAGTGCTCAACACAGCATCTGAGAGAGAGCTTTCCACCATTAAACTATTACGAGGACGAAAATCTGTCAGCATAATTAAGCATAGGGAAAAATATGGACCATTTCAGAACTTGCAGAGTTTATTGAACGTGCCTCTCTTTCAATATAAAACTACTGTTAAGGTGTGTAACTTTATCCTCAATCCGTCTGAGAAAGGAgatagaagagagagaaaaatacaagACACCAGGCCTGCAATGAGGTTTATTAAACctgaaatagagagagagaggttggaggtatacaacatttttaatttgattttaatcAAGAAACTACTCTTATTTTCTGAATAAACTTATTCCCataaatcaaacattttaataattCATCAAAGAGTAGATATAATACATTTCTTGTTAAGTGGTATTTTCCCCAAGACATCAAATAATATTTAGTACTTAGTGTTTTACATCTTCAAAatgcagaataattttttttctcattttcagaCTTTAGATAGCATTGTATCTGTTGTTTTTGGTACCCGTAAAATTGCATGGGCTCATGTTGATCGAAATCTAGCAGTTCATGACTGGCAACAAGAAGAGTGTGGTAGATTCATGAAAGGAACCTATATTCCAGCAGTGTATCTGGAAGAAGTAAGTAGCATATGTTTGAGACTTTAATAAACATCAACTCCTCCCCTTGTATCTCTGTTAATCTTAAATTGCTTATTCTTAGGGCTGTCATTGTACTGTATGTAAAAATTGACTTAATGTTCCAAGGCAGGGCTTTTATTTTAGCAATTCTAAGCTGTATTTATTTTGCTAGTTTGATCTAGTTAGAAATCCTTCAGAGTTGAAAAGAGACCCTAATAACATTTGTAAAGTAGAACTGTAACTACTGCAATCAACCTTTGATAAAGAATCTAGCAGGTGAGTAGCCCCAAAATTTATCCCATAATTAGTGTGTGCAGGACTTGAGTTGCAGACAGAAATGGGAAGGCTGTCTTCTTTTCAACACTATTTTTTTGGATCTCTGCAAGTACAAGACTCTGCAAGAGAGATGCACCCATTCCCTCCCTCTACACTGCAGGTAGACATCtgtgacttgggcttgcagggctcaagctgcagggctgtttaattgtggtgtagactttCTGGCTCTTGCTGCAGCCCccgctctgggaccctcccaccacaCAGAGTCCTAGAGCGTGGGCAATTAAACTGCTCTGCATCCTGAactccatgagcccaagtcatctggcatgagccagccaggtgtttttaattgcagctagacatacccttaaagtaCTTACAAAAACTAAGGTTGAACTGCTTGTAATGGTCACTCTACCACAGTATTTATAATCTGACACATTCTCAGCACAATTTGTGTGTGCCAGAGGACTGGTTAACTTTCTCCCATTTTCACCATAATTGCAGTTTCTTTAAATTTAGACTCAAACAAGTGCTCTTCACAGTAGTACAGGAGCAGAGCTTGTCAAAAATATGCAATTTTGAcactttttaaattgaaattccCACAAAATGGGTAAAATTCTCATGAAGACTACATTCCAGTTTTGACCAGACAGTTACTACATAGTTTCTTATAAAAACCACCTTCATATTTGAGAGACAATAACTATGAAATCTTGTTGATTTCTGGTTTAAATGAATCCTTGGTGCTAGCATTCATGCTTATTTGTTTCCCCCTTCTAGATTTCTTCAGTAGTTTCTAAGATTCCTGAAGCTGATCTTtatattctggaaaaaaatggacTGTCTGCTCAAAATACAAATCTCTTTCCTATAACATTACATCTTCGCACTGTGGAAGCTATGCTGTATGCCCTATTACAAAAGACATTTATGCAAGATGGCCAGCACAAGGTACTAAGTATGGCCCGAAGCACTGTAGGAAAACACTTCGGATTGATGGTAGGAGACTCTCGAACTAGTGGAATGGACCTGGTGAAGCAGTTTCTTTTACAGTCTGTTACCCAAGAACAGCCCCGGTTGTCCTTTCCCAGGAACAAGGTGGTATGTTACAGAAACCTATTTTCTTCAGTCACACAAAACAGAGATGAGGAGATGTGTGATTCATTACTACAGGCTCTAGCCTTCTATGAACTTTTGTTAAATAACACTACTTAAACCTTTTGCTGTTATGAGCAGAACCACAATAAACTTAACTCTAATGTTTTGATCAAGTATCAGATACTTACTGACATTAAATGTTGTGCTGATGAGCAGAAGCCAAGTTTACATGTGCTGTTCACTGCTATCTATCAAGGCAATCTCAAACTCTCTTTTCTGTATTCAAAATATCTTTGGAGGATGTGTATGTCATATGAGGCTGTAACCTCAGCTGCAGCAGCTCATCCTCCAAATGAACAGATGCTGATTTTTATGGCTTTTCTACACACAGTTGTTCCCGATTGTGTAGACACATTCTGGAATAAATCCAGAACCATTCCacgtgtagacaaacccttgtcTACAATTGAGTGTGATGTGTCTTCTAGAGTGATTGTAAAATAAgaccttccccacccctctggtCACAGCTGTAGCAGTATCAGTCTACTTTCTTCCTCCAGCCTCTCCACATGCCCCAGTGATCCCATTCCCTGATCTCCCTTGTGCCCACTCCCATCCCCTACCTTACTCTTTTCCTTAACCTCTGACTCTCCCCCCACCATACAAACATGTTTTAGTCTCTCCCATCTTAAACAAATCCACTCTTGCCTCCACTTGTCTCTCCAACTGCTGCTCCTTCTCCCTTTTGATAGATACTGCTAAACTGGGACTGGCAGTGAACACTTTGGACTTGAGTGACATGTtccaagggaaggggtggagtagctGAGGAGTAACATACCCTATCAGGCCAGAGGTCCACACTGATCAGCCACTGAGTGGCACACCTCATCAAGCTAGCAGATCTCAGCTTTGTTattcctgggggcattctgtgccaaaaaattaaatattctgtgcacagtttaaaaattctgcaaatttgtcaaaacaacactacataatcatgccactttcaattattttggtaatttatttcaaaatacctgtccgcaggtatgtctgtaacaatagaCACACAAAAATCCCCCCAGgaatagagagttaaagaaacccctatgacaacccagttcctgtttctctgcccctctcccagagcccagccaggggggCAGGACACCTACAACCCTTTcccccccagccaatacacccaaaccacctcctccccagagcccaactGCAGGGCTTCCCCAGCCCAgattctccctctggatccctgggctctggaagggatggggtgtgagtaacagcctgatgctcagtcccaggcttgcatggagtttcctgcatgctgccctctccttccctcagggcatgccgggaactgcagctgccaggaacccctagttccctctccctccccccagcagtgtcttctatgtgcaagctgggctctgctgtggtCAGTGGCAGtttagcagcactgcagcccatttctgtgggggaaaggaaattcagCACGCATGTTaatttttgcaaaattctgcattgtgcagtggtgcagaattctcccagaaGTATTATGTGCACCAGTGTATTAGAGGCAtcaggggtgtgtgtatggggagacAAAAGGCAGAACTACAGCACTTCTTGAGCGGAATATTTTTTGCAAAGAAAAGAATTCTGCACTGGACATGAAatctgcgcatgcacagaattcctccagaaGTAATAAATGAGGGAGTGGCTAAGAGCTGCGCCCAGAACTGTAACACCAAACATTAAGCCTAAGCCATATGGGATGCAtgttcccctttcctccctgcaaGGAGGACCCAGGGACACTACCCCCACATCTGGGTAGAGAAAGAACctgaaaaactgaacatttttggcAGGTTGGGGTTTTGTGGCTTTTTTAATGTTACCAACAACAAGCATACTTTCTAAacctaaaaaaaatctgaaataggATTAGGATTTGTGTAGTATTAAAACCTTTAAATGGGTCATAGCTACACAGAGAACCATATACAGTTTGTAAACTTAAGTGGGTATATTTTATTCTTTACAAAACTATACAGAATCAATTGATACTTAAAATATCTAGTGTGTTTAGACCCTTGATACAACTCACTAAGAGCTGTTTAGCTACCATTTAATAAATATACACCACATTCTGTTGCTTGAAATCCTGCACTAATCTTAAAATAACAATTTACTTTATCATAAGCATGTTCAGTAGTAAACTATAATGGAAAGCAGCCAGGAAAAGGTAGGGTGAGAAAGCAGCTACAGAGGGTGCTAAAACAACCGGTCTCCTCAAAAGTTATAGGAATGTCTAATTGATGTGAAATTTTGTGTCCCTATACTGAACCTTACATGTTAGTCTTTAGAGCAACAGTACAAACGTGATATTGGCTGTGATAGTGGCTATTTAAATAAAGGTGTCatctagaaaaaaatattttcaggtgATAAAAGGCAGGGGGTTTAGATCATCACATTTTAAATCTTAATATTCTGGCAGTATGAAAGGTAAGAGTTGTACCAAGGTCTCACCCACAAATTTATTTCCTTTCAgatataaaacagattttaacTTCAGGTAACTGGGCTGAAGTCtttcaaatataaaatacaatataaaaaaaacaGAATAGAATATACAAGATTACCAGAAGTTATATATGTTACTAAATAATTCAGAAGTAATGCAGatacagaagtgttatttacaaAATCTTGCCTAATCTATTTGGGCCCCATCTAGGACTATAGTAAACATTTTCTCCCCATTTAAGATAATCATACTGGCCTGGCAACTGTAAACAAAATTCATGGAATAAAATGAAACTGAGGTATACAAATATGCACATTATGAGACACAGTACTTTAATTTATTTCATGTTAAGCATTTTTTACTCATTTTTTCCCCTAATTTATTATTGTGATTAGTTAGAGGCTTACAGTTTTTACAAAAGTCTTGCATCAGGCAGGTTATTTGGCAACTCTTTTGAAGATCCAGGCTGAAACCACTGCCTATGCCAATGAAGCAGTCTTTTCATGGAAAAACACTTTGAGTGGAAATCATGGCAATGGTTCATTACTCAAGCACCTCTTGCTACCCAAGACATGGATTGATTCTCCTTAATGGAAAGTGCACCTTTAGGGCAGCAATCAGGGGAAAGAATTATAAAGTGATCCTGAAAGGTGCACAGATAGACTAAATGCTTTTGAACACACGGAGTAGATAGAAGCACCAAAAGAACCCACATTTGGATTGTGGAAAGCAATACTATCACACAGAAATATacactttgcatttttaaatacTCAAAGATTTAATATACAAATGGCTCTTTGAATATACAATAAAAActaaattatatggtaaaatcaAAGTACCACATAGACCAATCTGTACAAGACACTACtggtataaaatattttaagggaAGTTAGCTGCCAGACTGTAAACTGTTTCTTTGGGTATTTCAAGATGAATTCCTTCAAGATAATGCAGGAACCTGTCAAAAGAAATCAGAGTGAACAGAAGAGGATTGATaatgtccattttaaaaaaattaggcaaTGATTTTGAATGCAGCACATTTAAGAAACAAACTGTTCATGCATTCATTTGATGAAGTTCCTCGATAAATGTTTCTAAAGTTTACTAAACACTATCATGCTAAAAATGTAGCAGAGATTAGGGTAAACCTAAACCTACCTTCTTTTAGTCTTCCCTTGTTCTTTAAGTTTCTCTGACCTACAAATATTGCGGAGGGTGGGCAAGTATTCAGTTATGCTCGCTTGCCTGTTAACCAGGCTTAAAGGAGTtctagtggaaaatacagttttgaTGATTTCCAGCCTCTTCTGTGCTTTTCTGTGAATGCTGAAAAGAAGGAGAATGAATCCTTATTGTTTCTTGTTCAAGAACACAAATACCAATATAACTCCATGAGGATCAAAAACATGGATTTAAAAAACTCCACAAaaatcacagttgccaactttcatgcggtaaataagcaccccgactttgacaataagccaaaaatcaagctaattccatttcaaaacaaggccaaaacaagccaatccctaagaaccccactCTCTATGACTAGACCCCCttggcgtgcagtctgggactgtggtgggcccactgtgcacccctgactctctcccggCCTTGCCAGGAGACGATCAAAAAAataagcaacaagctacaagccagacaagcaaaaagcaaaaattaggcaacaagcaactcacaagccaattatgccaaaaacaagcccaatttctgcatttttttttttttttttttgctgttttggcATGTCTGGTCACTATCCAAAAATTCCCCAAACTATGACTATTACACAGTACTAAATCATCTTATGACTCCAGGAATCTTAGGACCAAAATCTGACTTGTAGGCTGTGTGTAGACCCCCCCAAAAAGCCACACCCAGAGGAGGGACCACAAGACAGAAGCTGTCTGCTCTACAGATTCTCCAAGTTCAGCTGTGAAAAGAAGTTTTGAGGGAGGTCTTTCTAGGCGTGGTCCTCATTTATATGTTTagtgcacacacccacacaccccccatGGTGCACTCCAGAACATCTGTTCTTGGCAGCAAAGAGCCCTGTGTTGGGGCTAGCTAGAATACAGGCTTCCCGTTATATCACACTAATTTTTTCATGTCACAATGTGTGCCCATTTTAGACCTTTGAGTCATTTTGATACCATCTAAATACATGTCAACACATTTTTACATTGGAGCTCAATCAGGCAGAGTGacttgttttaaaacaatttggaATGGCAGCGAGAAGATTTCTCCATGTATCTATTTTTACAGTAATTAGTTAAGTATTCTTTACCATATGTGGCAGAAGTTGGTATAATAGGTGATTACTCTGTTTTAGACTAAAATCAAACCTTTATATTAATACTTGTTAACATTAACAAAGACAATTTACTCTAATGCCATATTCAAGGTTTTTCTTCTTGATTTTAGAAGACATACTACAAAAATATCCACATTTGACCTAGTTTTAATGTtctcaggccccaatcctgcaaaagatAGTGAGTCCAAATTACATGCATGACACTATTCACATGAGTGAAGTCATTCACATGCATAAGAGCTTGCAGGATTAGGCTTGCAGGCAGCATCAGTTTGCCTATTCCACTTAATTCTCTAATGCGTATGGCCTTTTCTAGGCAAATACTCAATTTTTATAGCAGACGGGAATAATGCTACCACTCATGATCAAGCGTATTATAACCATTCAAAACAAtggaggactttaaaaaaaatcttacgtAATTACTATtagaaaaaatgttcttaaaaatgaGAACTACATGGCCACTGTCGGTTTCTGAGGTGTACAGAAATTAACAATAGGCCATATTGGGCCATTTGTTTTTATGCAGAAGTCCACATTCAAGAAACAGTACAAATATTAGTGGGATGAGGGTTGGTGAATCCGTCCCCTCCCCAGGTGATATTTGTACTGCATTGCAACGTATGTTAGTGAGGTTTTAGTCTTACCTTAAATCAACTGATTGACCAAAGTATACATCATTTCTGTCTTTTGAAATATGCAGAGTGATTCCCTCAATTTGATCTCTTCCTAGTGTTTTACAGGGGTTCAAGGAGGCTTCCATGCTTTGTGAAATACTAGCAGAGCACTTATTAAAACTGAGTGCTTCTACAACTGCCTTTAGTTCACTACAGCTTTCAGAACTCCACCAATCAATGTTTTCTGTGCTAAACTCATCAGAAAGACCATTTTTAATCTTGCCATTTGTCCAATTAAACCCTTCATTTTTACAAAACTCTTTTGGTTTCATTACATTAGTGTTTAG
The window above is part of the Natator depressus isolate rNatDep1 chromosome 14, rNatDep2.hap1, whole genome shotgun sequence genome. Proteins encoded here:
- the TEFM gene encoding transcription elongation factor, mitochondrial isoform X1, producing the protein MSFSAWLPSLLRRGRYFFHVPLGSCQLQPLHHSWCQKKSTSAVQHNCVNSPTMNQTFKTPEDALSNLYSSEQQAVILQVLNTASERELSTIKLLRGRKSVSIIKHREKYGPFQNLQSLLNVPLFQYKTTVKVCNFILNPSEKGDRRERKIQDTRPAMRFIKPEIERERLETLDSIVSVVFGTRKIAWAHVDRNLAVHDWQQEECGRFMKGTYIPAVYLEEISSVVSKIPEADLYILEKNGLSAQNTNLFPITLHLRTVEAMLYALLQKTFMQDGQHKVLSMARSTVGKHFGLMVGDSRTSGMDLVKQFLLQSVTQEQPRLSFPRNKVVCYRNLFSSVTQNRDEEMCDSLLQALAFYELLLNNTT
- the TEFM gene encoding transcription elongation factor, mitochondrial isoform X2; its protein translation is MNQTFKTPEDALSNLYSSEQQAVILQVLNTASERELSTIKLLRGRKSVSIIKHREKYGPFQNLQSLLNVPLFQYKTTVKVCNFILNPSEKGDRRERKIQDTRPAMRFIKPEIERERLETLDSIVSVVFGTRKIAWAHVDRNLAVHDWQQEECGRFMKGTYIPAVYLEEISSVVSKIPEADLYILEKNGLSAQNTNLFPITLHLRTVEAMLYALLQKTFMQDGQHKVLSMARSTVGKHFGLMVGDSRTSGMDLVKQFLLQSVTQEQPRLSFPRNKVVCYRNLFSSVTQNRDEEMCDSLLQALAFYELLLNNTT